Genomic window (Manduca sexta isolate Smith_Timp_Sample1 chromosome 26, JHU_Msex_v1.0, whole genome shotgun sequence):
TAGTGTGTCTAGTTGCTGGGCATAGCTCCTTATTCTCTATAAACTGATTGCCATTTGTTACCCAGGTGATGTCGATCCTGCTGCACGGCGACGCTGCGTTCGCCGGGCAGGGCGTGGTGTTCGAGACGATGCACTTGTCGGACCTGCCCGCCTACACCACGCACGGCACCGTGCACATCGTCGTCAACAACCAGATCGGCTTCACCACCGACCCGCGACACTCGCGCTCCTCCGCCTACTGTACTGGTATGTCGCGTCATCATCGCATAAGCATTAGTAGTTGTgtctttttaatatgtattaaatattatgatgataGGATCTGTCAGTTTGAATACTATATGTATAATTCGATAAATTCACTTAGTATCGAGAATATTCATATCGATTGCGGAtctcatttgtatttttatatcagcccaatttttcttttaaattcagTTTTGCCGATAGCTTCACAATACATTGAAAACTTGCTTTATAGTGTGGATAAAATTCAAATGTATATGTGTTTAACACAGATGTGGCGCGTGTGGTGAACGCGCCCATATTCCACGTGAACGGCGACAACCCTGAGGCGGTGATGCACGTGTGCAACGTGGCCGCCGAGTGGCGCGCCACCTTCCACAAGGACGTGGTCATCGACATCGTGTCGTACCGCCGCAACGGACACAACGAGGTCGACGAGCCCATGTTCACGCAGCCGCTCATGTACCAGAAGATCCGCAAGACCAAGCCAGGTTAATATTAGCTTTATAGCAATCAGATTTGAACGGCGCGACAACCACACATTTCTATTCTTTCGGAAATTCTCTTCTTTTTCAAGACATCTGGCTATCGCGTCAGCCAGACGCTCGTCTTCTTTCCTGTTCCCGTCCCCCGAAgttcgttttaatatttaaaaatttaaatatgtttgtctGTAGTATAGCCATTGTGATATTGCAATAACTTCCtttcatcataatttataaatatatatttatatatatattttacacccaaaattactttaatttctgatttttaacataaaacatgttttttttttacagtactGGAGAAATACGCTGACCAGCTGATTACTGAAGGAGTAGTGACGGCCGAAGAAGTCAAAGACGTCAGGGAGAAATACGAGAAGATCTGCGAAGACGCGTACAACCAGGCCAAGCAGGAGACACACATCAAGTACAAGGACTGGCTCGACTCGCCCTGGTCCGGATTCTTCGAGGGCAAGGACCCACTTAAGGTCAGTTCAGTTATGAGTTATATTAATCGAATGTAACGAATCATTATGGTAGGTAAATACGTAAAGTTCGTTGGGTGGagatattatcattaaaatagttttattttaacatttaaaattcgcataaacataagaaatcaatatctaaaattttaaattttatatgtatgcaATGAGTCACTGTTACAAacacaagtatatttttttatgtaattacatGGCATGATGAGCACGCTGCTCACGTGATGGCAATCGACACAGCTCATAAAGAGTTTGAATACCAGCGAAATTTCTCCTGTCACGCAATGTCTAGTTTTTACATTGGAAACAATGCCTTTCAATCTGGATTTCAAGTCTTGCACAGTGCGCTTTGTCGGCTATAAAAGACAATGCTGTTGTATGTAGTTAGAAGACTGCACACATTCGAATACTGGTGTGACtaagcaaaatatttgtatagtttgATATTTTATGATACATTTTCTACCTATAGATGTCCCCAACCGGTGTAGTAGAGGAGACTCTGGTGCACATCGGCAGACGCTTCTCGTCGCCGCCACCCAACGCGGCCGAGTTTGAGATCCACAAGGGCTTGCTGCGTATCCTCAAGTCGCGCATGGAGATGGTCGACAACAGGACCGTGGACTGGGCGCTGGCGGAGGCGATGGCGTTCGGATCCCTGCTGAAGGAGGGTATCCACGTGCGCCTCTCCGGAGAGGACGTCGAGCGAGGAACTTTCTCGCACAGGTTAGTGACGAATTAAACAGTCCTAGAACATAAAAGAAGGTTACGATACGATCACATTAGTGGCAACATTTCCATAGTACCATACACATGTGACTCGCCGCAAGTTCCGCAACCTTCGTAATTGACAGGGGTCAGCTTGTCGTGATTGACACAGTAAAAATTGACAccaacttctgcaagttttgtTTGATTGTCGATCGTTTAATAAATACAACGGATATCCGTGTCGTTTGTTGTGGCGAGTGTGATAGTACGAGAGACTATTGTGCGAGTCCCATGTTTGTTGACACCGGATTTTGTACACTTCGCCTTTACTTGATTGATCTATCTCGCTATGTTGCgtgttcatttatttacttcCTAGTATTTGCCTTTATCTCTATGTAATGTAGACAACTCTAATCTAACGGGGAAATAATCGCTAGACATTTTTACTATACCTACATGTTTACGTAGATCGCAAAATATATGCTATGACTAGTATTTTTCATATCATAGATTACGATGAAGtcacgaaatatttaaaaatatttcctggAACAAACAAGATAATAGCTAACTTTGGCATCATAGAACAAATAGTAATCAAATTCAGAATAATAACTATTCGATAAGTTGCTATATGCTAcgttattatagtttatttgtaattaggtattgctcgcggcttcgcccgtgttaATAGATTTTCCCAagacaaaagtccctaaatcactgtacTGATTCATTACATAATCTATACGGCGCCTGCGCCATTTAATTAGACATATACAAAAAAGGAATGATTTCCTATTGGAGTAAGTTCTCGCGATAAAAAGTTCCCTATGTGGCAATTCAGGACCCAAATTATGTGTGTACTAACCTTCAACTAAATTCTTTCAGCTGTTTCagattttacttttaacaaaaattcaaagaatttctCAAACTTTCGCATGATATATATATAGTCTATTATGGGCATGGATAAGGGCATTATAATCAATGTAGTTGTTTATATTTGCAGACATCACGTGCTTCACCATCAGAAGGTGGACAAGGCCACCTACTGCCCCCTCGCGCATCTGTACCCTGACCAGGCACCTTACACTGTCTGCAACAGCTCACTTTCTGAATATGGTAAGTGTGAATTGCAATATTATGCTTCAATTATTATCTTATAACATTTTCTTCTCAAGGTAGGCAAGAAATTAGTTGTTTCATGTCATTATAGAAAGCTAGTCTGTCGAGACATATGTCGACTATTTTTTCAAGTTAGGATTAGACGAGCAAGCCATTTGCCTGATGGCAAGTGCGGCCACCATTCATAAACAGGGCACAATATAAGAGgcaaagtttatataaaatggaCGCACTGCTTCGGTTCTTCGAGATATCTCAGGCAATCTCCTGACAGACATAGATGTGAATTgaacattgtatttataatataaaattattgtaatataaatttattttcatgttttaggTGTGCTCGGCTTCGAGGTCGGCTACTCGGTGACGAACCCGAACGCGCTGGTGCTGTGGGAGGCGCAGTTCGGTGACTTCAACAACGTGGCGCAGTGCATCATCGACCAGTTCATCTCGAGCGGGCAGGCCAAGTGGGTGCGCCAGTCCGGCATCGTGCTGCTGCAGCCACACGGCATGGAGGGCATGGTATGGACTAATGcgactgtttttatttaagccACTCGCTACCTTAACCTATAGACAGAAGCAACATTTTCTATAACTTTGTGTTAAGCAATGTGTTCCATTAAACCGAGATCGTCGTGCTGAGGGATGTCACCAAGATTTTAagtgtcataatttttttatacgggcccGGTAGAGTAACCCCACTGCAGCCGATGGTGAGTAAagtggggtgcaatagaatgtcgattgatgagTGATGAATACCCCTCACAGTCTCcctacagtcgacacaattatgccggactgttgGAACAATAAAGTCTAGTATACTGGTTGCAATTTCCTTCAAAGCAAACCACAACAATCCATGCATAATGCTGATGGCGGCAGAAGTAGTCATTGCGAGAACCTTACCCACAAACCCACGCAAAACATATAAAAGCTAACAAGAACGAACTGTGTGATGGAAGCGATTATTACTGTCTATTAAACTTATAATGTGATACTTATgcattatgtttttgtttcacAGGGTCCCGAACACTCCTCAGCTCGTTTGGAAAGATTCCTGCAAATGTGCTCCGACGATCCCGACTACATGCCACCAGAGAGTCCTGACTATGAAGGTttgtatagtataaaaaaatgtgtaaatatatttgtgtcaATGTGTATATAGTGAAGGTGTGTATAGTATCAAAAATATGtgttcaatatatatatttgtgagAATGCTTCCATAAGCAATAACAAATTTACCTACACACACAGTCGCCTTTTATGGATGGATAAATAGAGACAAAATTAATGCACGTACTTTTCCGGCAAGTTCATTCCATCGCATGGTGTTTAGAGACGCGCGTGTCGCCAAATTGGacaataaacttaatttttttattaattaatttcatgcaATATACGTACGTCACTTGAgatagtaaacataatatatattcgtCTGTTCAGTCCGTCAGCTGCACGACTGCAACTGGATCGTCGCGAACTGCTCGACGCCCGCGTCGTACTTCCATATCCTGCGGCGACAGATCGCGCTGCCGTTCCGCAAGCCGCTCATCATCATGACGCCCAAGTCTCTGCTGCGTCATCCTGAATGCAAGTCGTCCTTCGACGACATGAAGGAGGGCACCACTTTCAGAAGGTTTGTATTACTTTTTGCAGTTATTTGTAGGGTTAATAGTGTTTTAAATCAATATAGTGTTTGTAGTACATAATGTGCAATACATATTCCAAGTGAATGTAACAgctgaacataaaaaaaaatctaccaatTAAAATCTGTcctaatattagtaattttatgaTACTAGTCCGTATACAGGGTCATTGAGATTATGCAAAGCAgatgttttatttgatattgtttttgagTAACTCTTTGATCGATTATATGATGATAATTTATGCTGTAGAATgattgttgattttattaattttgtttacaggGTGATCCCCGAAGAGGGTCCCGCATGTGAGAACCCGCAGAACGTGCGCAAGCTCGCGTTCTGCTCGGGCCGCGTCTACTACGACATGCTCAAGGAGAGGCGCGACAGGGGACTTGAAAAGGATATCGCTATTTGCAGGTAAGACGTCGatatattccatatttattgtaacaacTTTAAATGACTTCCCTTGAATGCACTTTTGTTATCTAGGGCTGTGGTTTACCATAAATATAGGTGTATCGCAATGTTGCGTTGAGATTTTGTGTCATAATCACTGGAATTTTCCCGTGCTTCTATTAATTTACTATAGTAAATcggacaaatattatatattttgagtataactaacattatataattgttgCTAACAGATTGGAGCAGATCTCTCCCTTCCCGTACGATCAGGTGAAGGCGGAGGTGGCGAAGTACCCGAACGCTCAGCTCGTGTGGAGCCAGGAGGAGCACAAGAACATGGGCTCGTGGAGCTACATCGAGCCGCGCTTCCGCACGCTGCTGCAGAACCAGAAGCAAATCAGGTAGGTACATTACTTCACTAAGGAATGGGAAAATGAActctgttttatataaaataaggaGATTATTGCATGACAAGACCGCTGGAGTTGATGCGAGTAGATGCGCACTCGTAGAGTTGGCTCCACTAGGATTGGATGAGCCGTGGTCTCCTGCGAATCAATTAACGGTTAAGTATTCTGCGTCTTGccaaaatttctttttttttaacactagcttcgacataaaaataatgagacTATTCACCTTTtccgtttttttatttgattataattcgTACGCTTTAAAATAATAGGGGTGTACGTCGTAGTTATCGCGTTAAATGTTTGATCGTgtcttttattgatttttatatttattttcacttaactTGAAGTCTTATACTGCAACTAGACATCTTTAGGATCGTCGATTTAACAAAGTtccattataaaacaaatatctaatCAAGTGGTATGTATTCG
Coding sequences:
- the LOC115452603 gene encoding 2-oxoglutarate dehydrogenase, mitochondrial isoform X1 is translated as MHRAKLILQVSKVGNSERFASWLLNKPQAAAVTVNANRLKSSTAAEPFLNGSSSAYVETMYNAWLTDPNSVHASWDAFFRNATNGAQPGAAYTPPPNLAPYNKNEVPLTSLVPTSGGMPSIAAGSPINEKIIDDHLAVQAIIRSYQSRGHLVAQLDPLGISTGDPVSSGDWHGGMRAFANEAVIRQHVRFDEADMDRVFKLPSTTFIGEKEKALPLREILNRLEDAYCNNIGIEFMFINSLEQCNWIRQRMEPPNVTKMSPDQKRLVLARLTRSTGFENFLAKKWSSEKRFGLEGCEILIPAMKQVIDVSTKLGVESIIMGMPHRGRLNVLANVCRKPLHQLFTQFAGLEAEDDGSGDVKYHLGTYIERLNRVTNKNIRLAVCANPSHLEAVDPVVQGKTRAEQFYRGDNEGKKVMSILLHGDAAFAGQGVVFETMHLSDLPAYTTHGTVHIVVNNQIGFTTDPRHSRSSAYCTDVARVVNAPIFHVNGDNPEAVMHVCNVAAEWRATFHKDVVIDIVSYRRNGHNEVDEPMFTQPLMYQKIRKTKPVLEKYADQLITEGVVTAEEVKDVREKYEKICEDAYNQAKQETHIKYKDWLDSPWSGFFEGKDPLKMSPTGVVEETLVHIGRRFSSPPPNAAEFEIHKGLLRILKSRMEMVDNRTVDWALAEAMAFGSLLKEGIHVRLSGEDVERGTFSHRHHVLHHQKVDKATYCPLAHLYPDQAPYTVCNSSLSEYGVLGFEVGYSVTNPNALVLWEAQFGDFNNVAQCIIDQFISSGQAKWVRQSGIVLLQPHGMEGMGPEHSSARLERFLQMCSDDPDYMPPESPDYEVRQLHDCNWIVANCSTPASYFHILRRQIALPFRKPLIIMTPKSLLRHPECKSSFDDMKEGTTFRRVIPEEGPACENPQNVRKLAFCSGRVYYDMLKERRDRGLEKDIAICRLEQISPFPYDQVKAEVAKYPNAQLVWSQEEHKNMGSWSYIEPRFRTLLQNQKQISCRAKSQSQGGSWLSQLFGRDARPQQSVEPDTETVQRTISYNGRATAASPATGSKAAHNKELKNLLDEFCVL
- the LOC115452603 gene encoding 2-oxoglutarate dehydrogenase, mitochondrial isoform X3, which produces MHRAKLILQVSKVGNSERFASWLLNKPQAAAVTVNANRLKSSTAAEPFLNGSSSAYVETMYNAWLTDPNSVHASWDAFFRNATNGAQPGAAYTPPPNLAPYNKNEVPLTSLVPTSGGMPSIAAGSPINEKIIDDHLAVQAIIRSYQARGHLAADVDPLGITTANLPQLGMRAPRSELIMRKYFNFDEADMDRVFKLPSTTFIGEKEKALPLREILNRLEDAYCNNIGIEFMFINSLEQCNWIRQRMEPPNVTKMSPDQKRLVLARLTRSTGFENFLAKKWSSEKRFGLEGCEILIPAMKQVIDVSTKLGVESIIMGMPHRGRLNVLANVCRKPLHQLFTQFAGLEAEDDGSGDVKYHLGTYIERLNRVTNKNIRLAVCANPSHLEAVDPVVQGKTRAEQFYRGDNEGKKVMSILLHGDAAFAGQGVVFETMHLSDLPAYTTHGTVHIVVNNQIGFTTDPRHSRSSAYCTDVARVVNAPIFHVNGDNPEAVMHVCNVAAEWRATFHKDVVIDIVSYRRNGHNEVDEPMFTQPLMYQKIRKTKPVLEKYADQLITEGVVTAEEVKDVREKYEKICEDAYNQAKQETHIKYKDWLDSPWSGFFEGKDPLKMSPTGVVEETLVHIGRRFSSPPPNAAEFEIHKGLLRILKSRMEMVDNRTVDWALAEAMAFGSLLKEGIHVRLSGEDVERGTFSHRHHVLHHQKVDKATYCPLAHLYPDQAPYTVCNSSLSEYGVLGFEVGYSVTNPNALVLWEAQFGDFNNVAQCIIDQFISSGQAKWVRQSGIVLLQPHGMEGMGPEHSSARLERFLQMCSDDPDYMPPESPDYEVRQLHDCNWIVANCSTPASYFHILRRQIALPFRKPLIIMTPKSLLRHPECKSSFDDMKEGTTFRRVIPEEGPACENPQNVRKLAFCSGRVYYDMLKERRDRGLEKDIAICRLEQISPFPYDQVKAEVAKYPNAQLVWSQEEHKNMGSWSYIEPRFRTLLQNQKQISCRAKSQSQGGSWLSQLFGRDARPQQSVEPDTETVQRTISYNGRATAASPATGSKAAHNKELKNLLDEFCVL
- the LOC115452603 gene encoding 2-oxoglutarate dehydrogenase, mitochondrial isoform X2, with the protein product MHRAKLILQVSKVGNSERFASWLLNKPQAAAVTVNANRLKSSTAAEPFLNGSSSAYVETMYNAWLTDPNSVHASWDAFFRNATNGAQPGAAYTPPPNLAPYNKNEVPLTSLVPTSGGMPSIAAGSPINEKIIDDHLAVQAIIRSYQSRGHLVAQLDPLGISTGDPVSSGDWHGGMRAFANEAVIRQHVRFDEADMDRVFKLPSTTFIGEKEKALPLREILNRLEDAYCNNIGIEFMFINSLEQCNWIRQRMEPPNVTKMSPDQKRLVLARLTRSTGFENFLAKKWSSEKRFGLEGCEILIPAMKQVIDVSTKLGVESIIMGMPHRGRLNVLANVCRKPLHQLFTQFAGLEAEDDGSGDVKYHLGTYIERLNRVTNKNIRLAVCANPSHLEAVDPVVQGKTRAEQFYRGDNEGKKVMSILLHGDAAFAGQGVVFETMHLSDLPAYTTHGTVHIVVNNQIGFTTDPRHSRSSAYCTDVARVVNAPIFHVNGDNPEAVMHVCNVAAEWRATFHKDVVIDIVSYRRNGHNEVDEPMFTQPLMYQKIRKTKPVLEKYADQLITEGVVTAEEVKDVREKYEKICEDAYNQAKQETHIKYKDWLDSPWSGFFEGKDPLKMSPTGVVEETLVHIGRRFSSPPPNAAEFEIHKGLLRILKSRMEMVDNRTVDWALAEAMAFGSLLKEGIHVRLSGEDVERGTFSHRHHVLHHQKVDKATYCPLAHLYPDQAPYTVCNSSLSEYGVLGFEVGYSVTNPNALVLWEAQFGDFNNVAQCIIDQFISSGQAKWVRQSGIVLLQPHGMEGMGPEHSSARLERFLQMCSDDPDYMPPESPDYEVRQLHDCNWIVANCSTPASYFHILRRQIALPFRKPLIIMTPKSLLRHPECKSSFDDMKEGTTFRRVIPEEGPACENPQNVRKLAFCSGRVYYDMLKERRDRGLEKDIAICRLEQISPFPYDQVKAEVAKYPNAQLVWSQEEHKNMGSWSYIEPRFRTLLQNQKQIRAKSQSQGGSWLSQLFGRDARPQQSVEPDTETVQRTISYNGRATAASPATGSKAAHNKELKNLLDEFCVL
- the LOC115452603 gene encoding 2-oxoglutarate dehydrogenase, mitochondrial isoform X5 translates to MHRAKLILQVSKVGNSERFASWLLNKPQAAAVTVNANRLKSSTAAEPFLNGSSSAYVETMYNAWLTDPNSVHASWDAFFRNATNGAQPGAAYTPPPNLAPYNKNEVPLTSLVPTSGGMPSIAAGSPINEKIIDDHLAVQAIIRSYQSRGHLVAQLDPLGISTGDPVSSGDWHGGMRAFANEAVIRQHVRFDEADMDRVFKLPSTTFIGEKEKALPLREILNRLEDAYCNNIGIEFMFINSLEQCNWIRQRMEPPNVTKMSPDQKRLVLARLTRSTGFENFLAKKWSSEKRFGLEGCEILIPAMKQVIDVSTKLGVESIIMGMPHRGRLNVLANVCRKPLHQLFTQFAGLEAEDDGSGDVKYHLGTYIERLNRVTNKNIRLAVCANPSHLEAVDPVVQGKTRAEQFYRGDNEGKKVMSILLHGDAAFAGQGVVFETMHLSDLPAYTTHGTVHIVVNNQIGFTTDPRHSRSSAYCTDVARVVNAPIFHVNGDNPEAVMHVCNVAAEWRATFHKDVVIDIVSYRRNGHNEVDEPMFTQPLMYQKIRKTKPVLEKYADQLITEGVVTAEEVKDVREKYEKICEDAYNQAKQETHIKYKDWLDSPWSGFFEGKDPLKMSPTGVVEETLVHIGRRFSSPPPNAAEFEIHKGLLRILKSRMEMVDNRTVDWALAEAMAFGSLLKEGIHVRLSGEDVERGTFSHRHHVLHHQKVDKATYCPLAHLYPDQAPYTVCNSSLSEYGVLGFEVGYSVTNPNALVLWEAQFGDFNNVAQCIIDQFISSGQAKWVRQSGIVLLQPHGMEGMGPEHSSARLERFLQMCSDDPDYMPPESPDYEVRQLHDCNWIVANCSTPASYFHILRRQIALPFRKPLIIMTPKSLLRHPECKSSFDDMKEGTTFRRVIPEEGPACENPQNVRKLAFCSGRVYYDMLKERRDRGLEKDIAICRLEQISPFPYDQVKAEVAKYPNAQLVWSQEEHKNMGSWSYIEPRFRTLLQNQKQISYNGRATAASPATGSKAAHNKELKNLLDEFCVL
- the LOC115452603 gene encoding 2-oxoglutarate dehydrogenase, mitochondrial isoform X4 translates to MHRAKLILQVSKVGNSERFASWLLNKPQAAAVTVNANRLKSSTAAEPFLNGSSSAYVETMYNAWLTDPNSVHASWDAFFRNATNGAQPGAAYTPPPNLAPYNKNEVPLTSLVPTSGGMPSIAAGSPINEKIIDDHLAVQAIIRSYQIRGHHIAKLDPLEIANYDLADKNPREVIHNSYRFDEADMDRVFKLPSTTFIGEKEKALPLREILNRLEDAYCNNIGIEFMFINSLEQCNWIRQRMEPPNVTKMSPDQKRLVLARLTRSTGFENFLAKKWSSEKRFGLEGCEILIPAMKQVIDVSTKLGVESIIMGMPHRGRLNVLANVCRKPLHQLFTQFAGLEAEDDGSGDVKYHLGTYIERLNRVTNKNIRLAVCANPSHLEAVDPVVQGKTRAEQFYRGDNEGKKVMSILLHGDAAFAGQGVVFETMHLSDLPAYTTHGTVHIVVNNQIGFTTDPRHSRSSAYCTDVARVVNAPIFHVNGDNPEAVMHVCNVAAEWRATFHKDVVIDIVSYRRNGHNEVDEPMFTQPLMYQKIRKTKPVLEKYADQLITEGVVTAEEVKDVREKYEKICEDAYNQAKQETHIKYKDWLDSPWSGFFEGKDPLKMSPTGVVEETLVHIGRRFSSPPPNAAEFEIHKGLLRILKSRMEMVDNRTVDWALAEAMAFGSLLKEGIHVRLSGEDVERGTFSHRHHVLHHQKVDKATYCPLAHLYPDQAPYTVCNSSLSEYGVLGFEVGYSVTNPNALVLWEAQFGDFNNVAQCIIDQFISSGQAKWVRQSGIVLLQPHGMEGMGPEHSSARLERFLQMCSDDPDYMPPESPDYEVRQLHDCNWIVANCSTPASYFHILRRQIALPFRKPLIIMTPKSLLRHPECKSSFDDMKEGTTFRRVIPEEGPACENPQNVRKLAFCSGRVYYDMLKERRDRGLEKDIAICRLEQISPFPYDQVKAEVAKYPNAQLVWSQEEHKNMGSWSYIEPRFRTLLQNQKQISCRAKSQSQGGSWLSQLFGRDARPQQSVEPDTETVQRTISYNGRATAASPATGSKAAHNKELKNLLDEFCVL
- the LOC115452603 gene encoding 2-oxoglutarate dehydrogenase, mitochondrial isoform X6, whose translation is MHRAKLILQVSKVGNSERFASWLLNKPQAAAVTVNANRLKSSTAAEPFLNGSSSAYVETMYNAWLTDPNSVHASWDAFFRNATNGAQPGAAYTPPPNLAPYNKNEVPLTSLVPTSGGMPSIAAGSPINEKIIDDHLAVQAIIRSYQIRGHHIAKLDPLEIANYDLADKNPREVIHNSYRFDEADMDRVFKLPSTTFIGEKEKALPLREILNRLEDAYCNNIGIEFMFINSLEQCNWIRQRMEPPNVTKMSPDQKRLVLARLTRSTGFENFLAKKWSSEKRFGLEGCEILIPAMKQVIDVSTKLGVESIIMGMPHRGRLNVLANVCRKPLHQLFTQFAGLEAEDDGSGDVKYHLGTYIERLNRVTNKNIRLAVCANPSHLEAVDPVVQGKTRAEQFYRGDNEGKKVMSILLHGDAAFAGQGVVFETMHLSDLPAYTTHGTVHIVVNNQIGFTTDPRHSRSSAYCTDVARVVNAPIFHVNGDNPEAVMHVCNVAAEWRATFHKDVVIDIVSYRRNGHNEVDEPMFTQPLMYQKIRKTKPVLEKYADQLITEGVVTAEEVKDVREKYEKICEDAYNQAKQETHIKYKDWLDSPWSGFFEGKDPLKMSPTGVVEETLVHIGRRFSSPPPNAAEFEIHKGLLRILKSRMEMVDNRTVDWALAEAMAFGSLLKEGIHVRLSGEDVERGTFSHRHHVLHHQKVDKATYCPLAHLYPDQAPYTVCNSSLSEYGVLGFEVGYSVTNPNALVLWEAQFGDFNNVAQCIIDQFISSGQAKWVRQSGIVLLQPHGMEGMGPEHSSARLERFLQMCSDDPDYMPPESPDYEVRQLHDCNWIVANCSTPASYFHILRRQIALPFRKPLIIMTPKSLLRHPECKSSFDDMKEGTTFRRVIPEEGPACENPQNVRKLAFCSGRVYYDMLKERRDRGLEKDIAICRLEQISPFPYDQVKAEVAKYPNAQLVWSQEEHKNMGSWSYIEPRFRTLLQNQKQISYNGRATAASPATGSKAAHNKELKNLLDEFCVL